One Thermus hydrothermalis genomic region harbors:
- the gprE gene encoding nucleotide exchange factor GrpE, which yields MEERKESALEQDLQAMEKEAEALESRLQAAEEELKRFKDQYLRLLADFDNYRKRMEEELRLREREGVLKAVRALLPILDDLERALEFAEARPESILQGVKAVREGFFRILAGLGVEEVPGEGERFDPRYHEAIGLLPGEPGKVARVFQRGFRLGEALVRPARVAVGEEKSPEAEGVE from the coding sequence ATGGAAGAGAGGAAAGAAAGCGCTCTAGAACAAGACCTCCAGGCGATGGAGAAGGAGGCGGAAGCTTTAGAAAGCCGCCTCCAAGCGGCGGAGGAAGAGCTTAAGCGCTTCAAGGACCAGTACCTCCGCCTCCTCGCCGACTTTGACAACTACCGCAAGCGCATGGAGGAAGAGCTTAGGCTTCGGGAACGGGAAGGGGTTTTGAAGGCGGTGCGGGCGCTCCTCCCCATCCTGGACGACCTGGAACGGGCCCTGGAGTTCGCCGAGGCCAGGCCAGAAAGCATCCTCCAAGGGGTGAAGGCCGTGCGGGAAGGCTTTTTCCGCATCCTGGCCGGGCTTGGGGTGGAGGAGGTGCCTGGGGAAGGCGAGCGCTTTGACCCCCGGTACCACGAGGCCATCGGCCTCCTGCCCGGGGAGCCCGGCAAGGTGGCCCGGGTCTTCCAGCGGGGCTTCCGCCTGGGGGAGGCCCTGGTGCGCCCGGCCCGGGTGGCGGTGGGCGAGGAGA